One Chryseobacterium sp. StRB126 genomic region harbors:
- a CDS encoding TIGR02757 family protein: MLKFEELRSFLDEKADQYNAPDFIENDPIQIPHRFSLKQDIEIAGFLAATISWGNRKSIINSANKILDIMGNSPYDFVMNYSEKDVKEIHDKSIHRTFNGEDFSYFIKQFNRIYTENESLEDLFKVKESETNFQHAIERFRSSFLETEKHRSHKHISSPYKNSSAKRIIMFLRWMVRKDKRGVDFGIWKDIDQKYLSIPLDVHTGNISRKLGLLKRTQNDWKTVEELDITIRKFDDKDPAKYDFALFGLGVTKELL; the protein is encoded by the coding sequence ATGTTGAAGTTTGAAGAGCTTAGAAGCTTTCTGGATGAAAAGGCAGACCAATACAACGCTCCTGATTTTATAGAAAATGACCCCATACAGATTCCGCATCGTTTCTCATTAAAGCAGGATATTGAAATTGCAGGTTTTTTGGCAGCAACCATTTCATGGGGGAACAGAAAATCCATTATCAATTCTGCCAATAAAATATTGGATATTATGGGGAATTCTCCTTATGATTTTGTAATGAATTATTCTGAAAAAGATGTAAAAGAGATTCATGATAAAAGCATCCACAGAACCTTTAACGGAGAAGATTTTTCTTATTTTATCAAGCAATTCAACAGGATTTATACAGAGAATGAAAGCCTGGAAGATTTATTTAAAGTAAAAGAATCTGAAACCAATTTTCAGCATGCTATAGAAAGATTCAGAAGTAGTTTTCTGGAGACCGAAAAGCACAGAAGCCATAAACATATCAGTTCACCTTACAAAAACTCTTCAGCCAAGAGAATCATTATGTTTCTGAGGTGGATGGTACGGAAGGACAAACGTGGAGTAGATTTCGGAATCTGGAAGGATATTGATCAGAAATATCTGTCTATTCCATTAGATGTACATACCGGAAATATCTCAAGAAAGCTGGGATTGCTGAAAAGAACACAGAATGACTGGAAAACAGTGGAAGAATTGGATATTACCATCAGAAAGTTTGATGATAAAGATCCTGCAAAATATGATTTTGCTCTGTTTGGATTAGGAGTAACTAAAGAACTGTTGTAA
- a CDS encoding ribonuclease Z, whose protein sequence is MSTYLTILGFNSAIPTINSSPTAQLLEMEERHFLIDCGEGTQVQLRKAKARFSKINHIFISHLHGDHCFGLPGLIASFRLLGRDNPLHVYGPKGIKKMMETIFQITETHRGFEVVYHELDKDYSEKIYEDSRVEVYTIPLDHRIYCNGYLFKEKPKDRHLNMKEITKYNEIESCDYHNIKAGKDFVLSDGYVLKNEVLTLDPTPSVSYAFCSDTRYLESVIPIIKNVTVLYHESTFLHDLKEMADYTGHTTALEAATIAQKAQVGKLILGHFSNRYADLTVFTDEARNIFPNSFLPKALESVKI, encoded by the coding sequence TTGAGTACTTATTTAACAATATTAGGTTTTAATTCAGCGATTCCCACTATCAATTCCTCACCCACAGCCCAGCTGCTGGAAATGGAAGAAAGGCACTTCCTGATCGATTGTGGGGAAGGAACACAGGTGCAGCTGAGAAAAGCAAAAGCCAGATTTTCAAAAATTAACCATATTTTTATTTCTCACCTTCACGGAGACCACTGTTTCGGACTTCCGGGACTTATTGCCTCTTTTCGACTTTTAGGACGGGATAATCCCTTACATGTTTATGGTCCCAAAGGAATCAAAAAAATGATGGAAACTATTTTCCAGATTACAGAAACCCATCGTGGTTTTGAGGTGGTTTATCATGAACTGGATAAAGACTATTCAGAAAAGATCTATGAAGACAGTAGAGTAGAAGTGTATACGATTCCTCTGGATCACAGAATTTACTGTAATGGTTATCTTTTTAAAGAAAAACCAAAAGACAGGCATTTGAATATGAAAGAGATTACCAAGTATAATGAAATTGAAAGCTGTGATTATCACAATATAAAAGCAGGGAAAGATTTCGTACTAAGTGATGGTTATGTTCTTAAAAATGAGGTGTTGACTCTTGATCCGACTCCATCTGTATCTTATGCATTCTGTAGCGATACCCGTTATCTTGAAAGTGTTATTCCAATTATTAAAAATGTTACGGTTCTGTATCATGAATCTACCTTCCTGCATGATTTGAAGGAAATGGCAGATTATACCGGGCATACCACAGCATTAGAAGCGGCCACAATTGCCCAAAAGGCTCAGGTAGGAAAGCTTATCTTGGGGCATTTCTCTAATAGATATGCAGATTTAACGGTGTTTACTGATGAGGCCCGAAACATTTTTCCTAATTCATTCCTGCCAAAAGCTCTGGAAAGTGTAAAAATTTAA